CTATGAGTGTCCGATGACGATCCGGGTGCCCTACGGCGGCGGCGTGCACGGAGCGCTCTACCACTCGCAGTCGATCGAAGCGTTCTACGCGCACATCCCCGGACTCAAGATCGTCGCGCCGGGCACCCCCGACGACGCCAAGGGGCTGCTCAAGTCGTCCATCCGCGATCCCGACCCCGTGATCTATCTCGAGCACAAGAAGCTGTACCGGTCGATCCGGGGCGACGTGCCTGACGGCGACCACCTGGTGCCGATCGGCCCGGCGCTCGTCCGCCGTCCCGGCCGCGACCTCAGCATCTTCGCCTACGGCCTGATGCTGCACGAGTCGCTGGCCGCCGCGGACGCGCTGAGCCGCGAGGGCGTGGAGGCCGAGGTCGTCGATCTCCGCACCATCAAGCCCCTCGACGCGGGGACGATCCTCGAGTCGGTGGAGCGCACCAATCGGGCGTTGATCGTTCACGAGGACAACCGGTTCGCGGGGTTCGGCGCGGAGATCGCCGCGCTGATCGCGGAAGAGGGATTTCGTTTCCTCGACGCCCCGCCCACCCGGCTCGGCGGCCCCGACGTGCCGGGCGTGCCGTTTTCGACCCCGCTCGAGAACTGGTTTATGCTGGACGCGGCGAAGATCGCGGCGGCCGCCCGCACCGTCGTCGCGTACTGATAGCCGGTAAGGCGCGGGACAACGACGCGAACGGGCAGGCGAACGCCATGGCCACCGAGATCAAGATGCCCCAACTTGGCGAGAGTGTGCACGAAGGCACGCTCGGACGCTGGCTCAAACAGCAGGGCGACACCGTCGCCAAGTACGAGCCGCTCGTCGAGGTCATCACCGACAAAGTCAACGTGGAGATGCCCTCGCCGTACGCCGGAGTGCTCGAGCAGATCCTCGTGCAGGAAGGGCAGACGGTGACCGCCGGGACGGCGATCGCGACGATCCGCGAAAGCGGCGCGGCGCGCCC
The window above is part of the bacterium genome. Proteins encoded here:
- a CDS encoding alpha-ketoacid dehydrogenase subunit beta, translating into MAEKRYLDAIHDGLHEEMARDERIVVLGEDVGRKGGVFGVTDGLSQAFGEARVLDTPLAESTIIGVALGMSVNGLLPVPEIQFADFIHPAFDQILSEVARLRYRSNNDYECPMTIRVPYGGGVHGALYHSQSIEAFYAHIPGLKIVAPGTPDDAKGLLKSSIRDPDPVIYLEHKKLYRSIRGDVPDGDHLVPIGPALVRRPGRDLSIFAYGLMLHESLAAADALSREGVEAEVVDLRTIKPLDAGTILESVERTNRALIVHEDNRFAGFGAEIAALIAEEGFRFLDAPPTRLGGPDVPGVPFSTPLENWFMLDAAKIAAAARTVVAY
- a CDS encoding biotin/lipoyl-containing protein, with amino-acid sequence MATEIKMPQLGESVHEGTLGRWLKQQGDTVAKYEPLVEVITDKVNVEMPSPYAGVLEQILVQEGQTVTAGTAIATIRESGAARPAVRAAPAAETPAVASGPAPAPQTARPQPVQPAAPAGPGAGPRGRDGLRLTP